A window of Macaca mulatta isolate MMU2019108-1 chromosome 7, T2T-MMU8v2.0, whole genome shotgun sequence genomic DNA:
CTACCTCAAACACCCCCTCCCTGGTTAGCTAACTTCTAATTCTTCTGACAATCAGCTTAAATACCCCTCCCTCAGAAAAGTTTTGCCTGACCCTTACTTCAAGGAGCTGGGCTTCTTGCCTTGTTGCTCCCCAGCTCAGTACCTGCCTGGTGCCCCTCCATGGCAGGGATGAGAACCAGCTTGCCTCTAGCCCAGCATCTGGACTCCGGCCTAGTATATATATGCTCAGTCAATgctcactgaatgaatgaatgaaatcgCCATGATTATCTAAGCCAGGTGGTCTAGGGAGTCAAGCCATGGTCAGTAGGGGCAGGAGAAGCCATAGTGACCACTGTGAATGGTCTGAGAGTGTGCCCTTGCTGGGAACACTCTGTACCTGTCCCACTGCCATGCTCCAGCTATTCCCAGAACGAAGCATGCCAGGTGTGAAGGACCCCCAGAGAgcaaaaaaaggctgggcatccAAAATAACAAGGAAGCCACATGGAAACCAGGAAGTGGGGAAGACTGACCTGAAGGCTGGGCTGCCCAGAGGCCTGAAGGGCATGCTGTAGGGCTTGGCTGAAGAGATCATTGGTGATGGGCGTCCCTGACTGGACACCAGAGGACATTGGTGAGGTCCCTGAGGAATGGCCCTAGAGACAAATCAGTGGTCAGTGCCACCCTCAGAGCCATCTCAATCTTATAGCAGATACTTGCTGTTGTCATATCACCCCATAGTGCTCCTGAGGtacgcaacttctgcctcccaacaAAGACCTGCCATGAGACAACCAAACAAAGGTACCTAGAAGCTCTCTATGTGGGCAGGAAAGGTTCCATTCTTTTCTGCACTGAGCGCCTTGTCCCACCCTAGGACCCCAGCACTGGGAGAGATGGCCTTGAAAGCTGAAGTGACTTTTCACCCAGAAATGCTTAAGCTGGTGGTGTCTGCTCCCTGTCAGGGATGAGGAAGGGCATATTGTGTGAGGGGAGAGTCTTCTGAACTAATAGGAGGGACTACTCAGGACCATGTTAAAATCTAGACCTCTGAGTCCTCAAGGCAAGTGAAGGGGAGGTCACTCAAGCTGCAGTAAGAAATCTCCACCAGGAGTCCAGGGTTCAGCTTAAACTAGATCTAGCACCAGGGTCAGCAAAGGCAAATCTATTCTACTGCTGGGGAGCTTGTTCCTTGGGGACCCAGCCTTGATCTTCCAGGCCCTGTCTTCATACCTGGGTGCCAGGAGTCGGTGTGTGAGAGCTGCTCTCCGGAGTGCTGGCCAGGGCCAGGGCGGTGGCCAGCTCACTCTGGGTGATGGGCCGGGGCCCAGCAGCTCCACtgtaccccagggaggctgggcgGGAGCTGGGGGTACTGCTAGAGGGTGTGGACCTGGTGTTCTAGAGAAAGAAGACACTCAGAATCAGGCAAGCAGTACTATGAAACTCCCAGATGAACTTCACCCACCTCCAGGAATAGTTCTTGGGGAAACTCTTAAGCTCGCAGGTTCAGAAAGGAATCCCAAAGCAGAAATAGTATGACATGGTCTTGGCCACTCAGTGGCCTGTGTCCACCTCCCAGCCTTGGGAGTGCCAGGTCCCAGGATGCAGCTCATTCCCAGCACCATCTACCCCAaatggcaggcaggcaggcagtccACTTACTGGGTGAAAGTCGTCCTCATCATCCGAGAGCCCTTCAAACAGGAAGCCACCTGGAGGAGGACGAACAGATTTCAGGAGGAAGAACAGAAAGGCACAGGCGCAGCTCCAGAATCTCAGCTCAAGTTACTCTCCAAATTCATATTTTCATCTCTCCCCTCGGAAAATTACAGGACAGATGCACTTCCTGACTCAAACCGAGAGTTCCCAAGGAACGCCCTCTGCCAACGCTATACATAGCTGCTGAGTAAAGCAAATTCCTGGGCCACTGCCGGCTCCTAAGGGGCCCATATTACGCTATTCAGGGGCTCACCTGGCATATCCCGGTATGAGCTGGAGGGCATGCTCCGGGAAGAGGAGTCAGTCCCTGGCATTGGGGCACTGCCTGCTACCGAGTGCAGAACCAGGACAATGGCATTGACGAGGGCTGGGTGAGCAGGCACCAACCTAGGACAGAAGCAGGAAGAAACCCAAGGGTGACTCCAAAAGAGCACCCTCGACCATGACAAGAGTTCTGGGTGCCCTCTCACAACAATGCAGCCACCTGTGCCTGCCCTCAAATTCCTCGGTCTCCAGCATCTTCCGCCAGGAAGATTTATCCTCCTGCTGATCTGCCCCCAGCAACGGGAGCAAGGCCTTCAATTCCTGGGTCCACTGCAGATTCTTCACCCTCTCCGTAGGCAAGGCATGATGGGAAAGGTGCAGCCTGGGAGGCTCAGGGTTCTGGCCTGAGCACATGAGGAGCCTCTGGTCTAGGCACCACTACTACATCAGGCAACCCTGGACAGGTCCCTTCTCTTcccagggtggggctgttttCTTCACTTGCAAAATGAGGACATGTCCTTTCCAGCTTTGACACTTTATGGATCTGTACACCTGCTTCTCCTTTCACCAGTTTAAAATCCTTGGAAAGCTCCCTAATTTCTACCAAACGAAACCTAAACTGAGCCTGGCAGGCAAGATCCTTTCCCTCAGAATCCTGCTTCCTCCCAACACTCTTGACAAAAGCCCTGCTCTTGGGCTTTGCTCTTTCTCACCTCCTGACATATTTACAGGGTAGACTTGGTGACAGACCATGGATGGGCTCCCAGAGCAGACTGCAGGGTGACAATTAGCACATGAGGAGAGAGAAGGTACCCTCTAATAGGACAGGTACACTTACGTATCAAGCATATTGGGATCAGCGAAGACAGAGAAGAGGTCCTTGTCCTGGAGAACCCCTGAAAAAGAGCAGAGCTCACCTCAGGGAAAGGAAATCAGTCAGATCCACGAGGGAGAAGAGGCTTTGTGTCTCAGAGCAACCAGCTCAACAGGGACACAGGACAACAAGCCAATCTTCATCAGAAGTAGAGGAAACAAAGCACCAAGCAACATAATTCAGGTACTCTCGATCTTGCTCTAGGGAGGATGGTCCCCAGCTCTCCACCTCCCCCTGCACTTCAGTCACATCACAGACTGGCTACCAACACACCTGTCTCTTTCTCCCGTATCTCTGGGCTCCTCCCTTACTCAAGGTGTGCAAGACGCCTTCCCTGATTGCTGTGATATGGGCTAACTGCTGTCCTCATTTGGCATCCTCATACCCTTAATTACGATGTTAGTTAGGCCATTATCTCTCTGTGGGACTGAGAGCTCTTAAAGCACTGGGTATACCAGACACACCTTGATTATTCTCCCTCTTCCCACAAGACCAGTCATTCTTCAAAAGatagtctaagtctctttagaagaactgtcttctcctgttttcttcttttccgaCAACTCCTATTTCCGCAAATTCAGTCCTGCACTTACCAAGAGCAATGGGGTCACTGCTGAGGCCTGGGGTGGCCACAATGATCTGATCCAGAGATTCCTTATTGCTGAGCATCTTAAAGACCTGCAGGAGAAATGGGGAGGGCTGAGCACTCCAACCAACTCAATGCACTCATCAAATGCCCACATTGTGCTGAGGACTTCCTCCCTTTAAGTGCTTGCATGTACATCACCACAATGGAACAATAGCCCCGGAAACAGATGAACCTCTTTTTGGTCTAAGATCGTAGCTTACTGGAGGggaaacaaacaattaaaaaaaaaaaaaaagaaaaaaaaaaggcaagaccACAGTAAACCTT
This region includes:
- the UBL7 gene encoding ubiquitin-like protein 7 isoform X1, producing the protein MSLSDWHLAVKLADQPLAPKSILRLPETELGEYSLGGYSISFLKQLIAGKLQESVPDPELIDLIYCGRKLKDDQTLDFYGIQPGSTVHVLRKSWPEPDQKPEPVDKVAAMREFRVLHTALHSSSSYREAVFKMLSNKESLDQIIVATPGLSSDPIALGVLQDKDLFSVFADPNMLDTLVPAHPALVNAIVLVLHSVAGSAPMPGTDSSSRSMPSSSYRDMPGGFLFEGLSDDEDDFHPNTRSTPSSSTPSSRPASLGYSGAAGPRPITQSELATALALASTPESSSHTPTPGTQGHSSGTSPMSSGVQSGTPITNDLFSQALQHALQASGQPSLQSQWQPQLQQLRDMGIQDDELSLRALQATGGDIQAALELIFAGGAP
- the UBL7 gene encoding ubiquitin-like protein 7 isoform X2, whose amino-acid sequence is MSGRKRERERERMSLSDWHLAVKLADQPLAPKSILRLPETELGEYSLGGYSISFLKQLIAGKLQESVPDPELIDLIYCGRKLKDDQTLDFYGIQPGSTVHVLRKSWPEPDQKPEPVDKVAAMREFRVLHTALHSSSSYREAVFKMLSNKESLDQIIVATPGLSSDPIALGVLQDKDLFSVFADPNMLDTLVPAHPALVNAIVLVLHSVAGSAPMPGTDSSSRSMPSSSYRDMPGGFLFEGLSDDEDDFHPNTRSTPSSSTPSSRPASLGYSGAAGPRPITQSELATALALASTPESSSHTPTPGTQGHSSGTSPMSSGVQSGTPITNDLFSQALQHALQASGQPSLQSQWQPQLQQLRDMGIQDDELSLRALQATGGDIQAALELIFAGGAP